In the Oncorhynchus nerka isolate Pitt River linkage group LG2, Oner_Uvic_2.0, whole genome shotgun sequence genome, one interval contains:
- the LOC135572504 gene encoding AP-1 complex subunit sigma-2-like, translated as MQFMLLFSRQGKLRLQKWYVPLSDKERKKISRDLVQTILARKPKMCSFLEWRDLKIVYKRYASLYFCCAVEDQDNELITLEIIHRYVELLDKYFGSVCELDIIFNFEKAYCSLILLVMSSSVVLLEERAQETLQEEP; from the exons ATGCAGTTCATGCTGCTGTTCAGTCGGCAGGGTAAGCTGCGGCTGCAGAAGTGGTATGTTCCCCTGTCAGACAAAGAGAGGAAGAAGATCTCCAGGGACCTGGTCCAGACCATTCTAGCCCGTAAGCCCAAGATGTGTTCCTTCCTGGAGTGGAGGGACCTCAAGATCGTCTACAAGAg ATACGCCAGCCTGTATTTCTGCTGTGCGGTGGAAGATCAAGACAATGAGCTCATCACGCTGGAGATCATCCACAGATACGTAGAGCTGCTGGATAAGTACTTTGGCAGT GTGTGTGAGCTGGACATCATCTTTAACTTTGAGAAGGCCTACTGTTCTCTCATCCTGTTGGTGATGAGTTCCTCTGTGGTCCTGTTGGAGGAGAGGGCTCAGGAGACTCTCCAAGAAGAACCATAG